The window TCTGGCGCTGGGTGCTGATGCGGGACGATGGCAGCGTCATTGCAGAGAGCGTCGATCAGTACGACAGTCGCGACGGCGCTGAAGACGCAGTTAGCTTCACGAAAGATCAGGGTCCGGATGCTCCGTTACTGGAGATCGAGGGAGCGGCCTTCGACGTCTACCGTGACGGTGACAACTGGCGCTGGCGACTCCTCGACGAGGAACGGACAGTGATGGCCGAGAGTCCGAACCGGTACACCGACGAGACAGGCGCGGAGGATTCCATCGCATCTGTAACGGAGCGTATCGGTGATGCACGAGTACTGGCGTTCGACTCGATTGGCGTCGAGCTGTTCGAAGACGATGGACAGTGGCACTGGCGTCTGCTTGACATAGCTGATGAAGAGGTCGGACGCAGTGCTGTTGGGTTTGACTCCCGGCGTAACGCAGAGACGGGTGCCGACGAGGTCCTCGACCAGTTAGAATCAGCAACCGTCCTGCATAGCGGCCAGCCGGGGATCGAACTGTACCAGTCCGGATCAGACTGGCAATGGCGGCTACTGGACGATAACGACGAGACGGTTGCAAGAAGCCCGGGTGGAGCTGGCGATCGGTCGGACGTACAGCAGGGAGCAGAGCGGCTGTGTGCAGAGGCTGCCGACGCCAAAATTGTCCAGTTCGACGGCGCGGAGTACGAGATCTACCGTGCAGGCGACGGCTGGAACTGGCGTTTCGTCACTGATGACCGTGGTGTCATCGCCGATCACACGCAGGGATACGAGACAGTCGAAGAGGCAGAGGAGGCGATCGAGCGTGTGAGAGAACAGGCCAGTGAGGCCGACCTGTTGGAGTTCGAGACCGCGGCCTTCCAGCAGTACCAGACCGTTACTGGCGACTGGCGCTGGCGGCTGATCGACGAGGACGGCGCAGTGCTTGCCGACAGCGGGCAGGCCTATGAGTCCAAAGACGACGCAGGCAATGCCATGGTGACGCTCAAAGAGAAAGCGCCGGACGCAGAACTGCTAGAGATCGAAACTGCGGCGTTCGAGCTGTTCCAGAACGACAACGATAGCTGGGGCTGGCGGCTGATCGACGAGGGGGGTCGGCTGGTCGCGGAGGGCGCAAAGAGCCATGCGACAAAGCAGGGCGCGCGAGAGGCCATGGACTACCTCGTGGACAACTCACCCGGTGCGGATGTTGAATCGATCGACGGAGCGATCTTCGAGGTCTTCAGCGATGGGAGCGACGACTGGCAATGGCGCTGTCTCTACGAGGACAACACCATCATTGCCGAGGGGCCAGAGAGGTACGCGACCCGAGACGATGCGGAAGGAGCTATCGAGCGCGTCAAGCCGAACGCTTCGAGCGCAGCGATCCATACGATCGAGGGGCTGGCGTTCGAGATCGATCCGCACCCGGAGTATCAGTGGAACGTGCTCGACCACCAGCGTGAGACGGTTGTAGTCGGTGGACGCAGCTACGAAGACGCCGAAGCCGCCGAGGCAGCGGTTGAAGCGCTGAAAGCTAATGCCGTTGACGCGACGACGTTTACGATAGAGGAGGCCGCAATCAGGCTCCAGCAAGCGGAGAGCCACTGGAGCTGGGAACTGATCGGCCGTGACCGGACCGTGTATGCCCGGAGTGGTGGACACTACGACACACGGGAGATGGTGCTGGACACTATCGAGGAGCTACAGGCGCTCGCTCCGGATGCGGAGTTCCTCGAATTCGAGACGGCTGGTATCGAAATCATCGAGACCGCCGACGGCTGGCAGTGGCAACTCCTGAACGGCGACGAGGATATCGTCGCGGCGAGCGCAACTGTCTACGAGGAACGATCAGCGCTCATCGATGCCATCGAAGACATCAGAGATCTGTTGGTCAGTGCGAGCATCCTGGAGATAGACGACCCGACCTTCGAGTTGCACCAACAGGAGGGCGGCTGGATCTGGCGACTTGTCGACGAAAACGGGATCGGTATCGCGGAAAGCGCCGAAAGCTATCCGACCCGCTCGGCGGCTCGTGAGCGGATGAATACGCTCAAAGAGCAAGCCCCGGACGGATCACTGTCGGTCGCCGGATAGCGGCGAAGCCGACGCGGTTTTTACTCGCGGAAAGCGATACTGTGATAATGAGCGACGAGGTGGAGGTTCCGGAAAGCCATCCGAGGTATCATTCATTACTAACAAGACACCGGATCGAGGCGGGCGTCGAGAAGGGGATCACGAGCCAGCAAGGTCTGATCGCACAGGGTCGTGGCGAAGCCTTCGACTATCTGCTCGGAGAGGAAACGATCCCGAGCGCGGACCGAGCAGCACGGGCGGCAGCAGCTGCGCTCCTCCGGGCCGATCAGCCGGTCCTCTCCGTGAACGGTAATGTGGCAGCGCTCGTGCCGGAGGAGATGGTCGAGCTCGCCGAAGTGGTCGATGCCGACCTGGAAGTGAATCTGTTCAATCGGACCGAAGCCCGAATCGAGCGGATCACGGATCATCTCCGCGAGCACGGCGCGACGGACGTGAAAGGGCTGACAGCGGATGCCCGAATCCCCGGAATCGATCACGAGCGTGCGAAAGTCGACGCCGATGGGATCTACAGCGCCGACGTGGTCGTCGTTCCACTGGAGGATGGTGATCGTGCAGAGGCACTTGGCGAGATGGGAAAGACGGAGATCGTGATCGATCTGAACCCCCTCTCACGGTCGCCACAGGTCGCGTCGATTCCGATCATCGATAACGTGTTGCGAGCCCTGCCAAACATCACCGACCACGCAGAAGAGTTAGCAGGTGCTTCCGGGGATGAACTGGCCAGAATCGTCGACGAGTTCGACCCCGACGAAGCGCTTCAGGACGCAGAACGGCGGATCAGGACAGCCTCCGAGAGCGGGGGCTGAGCGGTTCTGAACGAGCTTTCAGTCTCGTGTTACCCGTCTGAGAGGGGTCGTACCACGGTGTCGGCATCCAGATCCGGTGCCGGGTCGTGATTCGAACGTAGTGGTTGGAACACTGGTTGGACGACAGTAATTTGATCCTCTCTGGGATCGTATCCGAACGATTCGAGATCCGTACACTGTTTGGGTGTGACTGAGACGTCATCCACCGCA of the Natranaeroarchaeum aerophilus genome contains:
- a CDS encoding DUF1508 domain-containing protein, whose protein sequence is MSNANIRGGILFSLYEQYIGEPKSKKQVYGYWLFIIGYVLGFAGILLFVTELWQAGDPNWFLRAAGVSLAAGGLPLAMFGIVLLLPVRERGIHATLVGLGVTLIGVLAFNLAYPSNWWVDSAPDYSGVVVAIYSVGLAIVAGVIVLVPILTGKEGMLVEDEMQGLDAHPPVLVGQKNHGTLFSVFRRPGSEWTWRAVQQSALATGIDSLESRTAAKDAVDTLKSKVNSARLLEITTAAFRLYENEQGVWRWVLMRDDGSVIAESVDQYDSRDGAEDAVSFTKDQGPDAPLLEIEGAAFDVYRDGDNWRWRLLDEERTVMAESPNRYTDETGAEDSIASVTERIGDARVLAFDSIGVELFEDDGQWHWRLLDIADEEVGRSAVGFDSRRNAETGADEVLDQLESATVLHSGQPGIELYQSGSDWQWRLLDDNDETVARSPGGAGDRSDVQQGAERLCAEAADAKIVQFDGAEYEIYRAGDGWNWRFVTDDRGVIADHTQGYETVEEAEEAIERVREQASEADLLEFETAAFQQYQTVTGDWRWRLIDEDGAVLADSGQAYESKDDAGNAMVTLKEKAPDAELLEIETAAFELFQNDNDSWGWRLIDEGGRLVAEGAKSHATKQGAREAMDYLVDNSPGADVESIDGAIFEVFSDGSDDWQWRCLYEDNTIIAEGPERYATRDDAEGAIERVKPNASSAAIHTIEGLAFEIDPHPEYQWNVLDHQRETVVVGGRSYEDAEAAEAAVEALKANAVDATTFTIEEAAIRLQQAESHWSWELIGRDRTVYARSGGHYDTREMVLDTIEELQALAPDAEFLEFETAGIEIIETADGWQWQLLNGDEDIVAASATVYEERSALIDAIEDIRDLLVSASILEIDDPTFELHQQEGGWIWRLVDENGIGIAESAESYPTRSAARERMNTLKEQAPDGSLSVAG
- a CDS encoding 4-phosphopantoate--beta-alanine ligase, with the protein product MSDEVEVPESHPRYHSLLTRHRIEAGVEKGITSQQGLIAQGRGEAFDYLLGEETIPSADRAARAAAAALLRADQPVLSVNGNVAALVPEEMVELAEVVDADLEVNLFNRTEARIERITDHLREHGATDVKGLTADARIPGIDHERAKVDADGIYSADVVVVPLEDGDRAEALGEMGKTEIVIDLNPLSRSPQVASIPIIDNVLRALPNITDHAEELAGASGDELARIVDEFDPDEALQDAERRIRTASESGG